The following nucleotide sequence is from Gemmatimonadota bacterium.
CATCCCCGTCACCGAACGGTCTCGGCGGATCCCCGGGTTGCAGAAGGAAAGAGAGGATATCATCCTGGCGGGCGCCATGATCGTGGCCGGTGTGATGCGGAAGACCGGCGCGCGGAAACTGACCGTGAGCGGCCAGGGCCTGCGTGAGGGGCTGTTCTTCGAAGAGGCGTTCAAGTTCTCGTCAAAACCGGACAGTATCGGCCGATTGCGCCGGTTCACGATCCTGAACCTGGCGCGGCTGTACGGTTACGAGGGTGCCCACACCGGTCACGTCGCCCGTTTGTCGCTCTCCATGTTCGATCAGCTCCGGGGAATACACGGTTACGGCGAATACGAACGGGAGTACCTGTGGGCCGCGGCCATGCTGCACGACATCGGCACGGTGATCGATTATTACGACCATCACAAGCACTCGGCCTATATCATCCTGAACGCCGGCCTGCCCGGATTCGACCACCGGGAAATCGTGATCATCGCATGGCTCTGCCTCAATCACCGGCGCGGCAAGCCGAGCTTCTCCCGGTACCAGACCCTTTTGAAGAAGGAAGAACGGACCATGGTGTACCGGCTGTCATCGCTGCTCAGGCTGTCCGAATACCTGGACCGCAGCCGGTCGCAGATCGTCGAGGACATCAAGCTGGAGACCGGGGGCAGGAAGGTGCGCATGGAGGTCGTTCCGAAGGACGGCCGGGACGTCACCGTCGAGTTGTCTGAAGCAAGAAACCGCGTGCAGCTCTTTGAAGAGTGCTTCGGCAGGCGGCTCGAAATCGAACTGGACGGGAGATCCGCTAAATGACGCTGAGCGTCGGACAAATACGGTTTTTCGACGATTTCGGGTACCTCGTCCTTCCGGGACTCCTGCGCGAGGAGATTCCCTGGATCTCCGAGGAATTCGAGCAGGTGTTCCGTGAGGCCGGCATCGTGCACGACGGAACCGTCCGGTCGAGCGTGGGGCGCTTCATCGAACACAGCGCACGACTCTGTACGTTGCTCGACCACCCTGGTGTCGACGCGTTACTGTCGGGCCTGTTGGGGGAGGACTATAACTACCTGGGCAGCGGCGGCGAGTTGTACGTAGGGGACGGCATGTGGCATCCGGACTGCCACGGTGACCCGGTGCGCCAGGTCAAATGGGCGATGTATCTCGATCCCCTGACCCCTGAGACCGGCGCGCTCAGATTCGTGCCGGGTTCCCACCGGCAGGGATGGCAGGGCAATCTCGATACCCATGCGCTTTGGGGGATCGGCATGGAGGAGGTCCCCTGCGTCGCTCCGCATAACCGGCCCGGCGACGTCATCGTGTTCAACCAGATGACCCTGCACAATGCCCTGGGCGGAGGAAACCGCCGCCGCATGCTGAACATCCTGGCCTGTTCGTCCTGCCGCTCGGAGGCCGAACTCGCCTTTCTCCGGCGCAGGCTTCCGGCCGATCGCAGCGAACTCAAGTGGGAACTGATGCGCAAGACGGCGACGCCGGAGCGGATGCGTCACCTGGATCAACCATGGCAGATACTGGCCTGAAGGGCATCGACCGGAACCTGACCCGATACGGCGACACGGAGTTCAGCCGCTATCTGCGGCGGGCGTTCCTGTCTTCCGCGGGCTATGACGGCGAAGACCTCAACCGCCCAATCATCGGCGTCGCGGACACGTCATCGGACTACAACACCTGTCACCGGGATATGCCGGCCCTTGTGGAAGGCGTCCGGCGCGGGATCACCCAGGCCGGAGGTCTCGCCCTGGTCTTCCCCACCATCTCGCTGGCCGAAACGCTGCTTTCGCCCACGTCCATGCTCTTTCGCAATCTGATGGCCATGGGCACGGAGGAAATGATCCAGTCGCAGCCGATGGACGGCGTCGTGCTGCTCGGGGGTTGCGACAAGACCGTGCCGGCCCAGTTGATGGCCGCTGTTTCGGCCGGCCTGCCGGCGATCTCGCTGGTGACCGGCGCCATGCGCACGGGAAGCTGGCAGGGCGAACGGCTCGGCGCCTGCACGGATTGCCGGCGGTACTGGCTCCGGCACCGGGCGGGCGAAATCGACGGGGAGGAAATCGGCGAAATCGAACAGTCCCTGTGCCCCACGGGCGGTACGTGCATGGTCATGGGAACCGCCTCCACCATGGCCTGCCTCACGGCGACGCTGGGTTTGATGCTGCCCGGCGGCGCCACGCCGCTCTCCGGATCGGGCGACCGTCTCCGGCAGGCGGTGAAGACGGGCCGGCGCGTCGTGGAACTGGCCCGGTGCGGCACGGGTCCGAGCAAATACCTCACCCAGGCGTCATTCCGCAACGCGTCGGTCGTGCTCGCGGCGCTGGGCGGGTCCACCAACGCCGTGATCCACCTCATCGCCATTGCCCGACGCGCCGGCGTCCCCCTTACACTGGAAGACCTCCACGAGGCGGCGAGGAATACGCCCGTGCTGGTGAACTGCAAGCCCGTGGGCACGGGATACATGGAGGACTTCCACAAGGCCGGCGGCCTTCCCGTATTGTGGAAAGCCCTGGTATCCAAACTGGATCTCGATGCCATGAACGTGAACGGCGCTTCGCTCGGAAAGATCCTGGAGGACACGCCCCCACCGGCCGACTGGCAGGATACCATAGGCACCCTGGAAGCACCCGTCGGTCCGGCCGGCGCCCTGGTCGTTCTGCGCGGCAGCCTGGCGCCCGACGGGGCCTTGATCAAACGGGCCGCTGCCGCGCTAGACCGCCAGCGCCACCGGGGCCCGGCTGCCGTGTTCGAATCCCCCGACGACGTGGCCGCGCGCATCGACGACCCGAAACTGGGGCTGACTCCCGATCACGTACTCGTACTGCGGAACGCCGGTCCCGTGGCCATGGGCATGCCCGAAGCCGGGTCGCTGCCCATTCCGGCCTACCTGGCTCGAAAAGGGGTCACGGACATGGTGCGTGTTTCCGATGCGCGAATGAGCGGCACGGCCTACGGTACAGTCGTGCTGCACTGTTGCCCCGAGGCTGCGGTCGGCGGTCCTTTAGCCCTCGTCCGGGACGGCGACCTGATCGAACTCGACGTGGAAGACCGGCGACTCGATCTCTGCGTGCCGGCGGAAGAGCTGGCCCGTCGGAAGGCCGGTCATGTCCCTCCCCCAACGCCCGAACGGGGCTGGCGCCGGTTGTACGCCGAACACGTCCTGCCCGCCCACCTGGGCGCCGACCTGGATTTTCTTTGAGAAAGGAATGCTGACATGACAGATATCCGGCTTGATCTGAAGCTGCGTCGCCAGCAGCTGGTGCGTGACAACGGCTTTGCCGCGTGGAATACGATCACGACGGAAGCTCGCTGGGAGCCGGAACGCACAGCGCTCGTACTCTGCGACGTGTGGGATTCCCACTGGTGCCGCGGCGCGGTCGAGCGACTGAATGCGCTGACACCGCAGATGAACGAGGTCACGGCCGCCTGCCGGTCCCGCGGCGTCCTGATCGTGCACGCCCCATCCGATACCCTTGATTACTACCGGGATACGCCCGCACGGAAAAGAGCCGAGTCCGTGCCGACCGTGGATACACCACCCGACCTCGATCTCCCGGACCCGCCGCTTCCCGTGGATGCCTCCGACGAAGGCGCGGATACGGGTGAAACGGAGACCTTCCGCGCCTGGTCCCGGCAGCATCCGGACATCACCATAGACCAGGAAAGCGACCTGATGTCCGACAGCGGCGCACGGATCTACGCCTGTTTCCGGCATTACGGAATCCGCAACATGCTGATGATGGGGGTGCATACCAACATGTGCATCCTGCACCGGACCTTCGGCATTAAGCAGATGGTCCGCTGGGGCGTTCCCGTGGCGCTGGTCCGCGATCTCACAGACGCCATGTACAATCCCGCCATGCCTCCCTATGTAAGTCATGATGAAGGCACCCGCCTGGTGGTTTCTTTCATCGAGAAGCACTGGTGTCCCACCGTGCACAGTTCGGATCTCCAGCCGTGAACCCGAGGATCGGAACAGGCGGCAGGTCGGCATGGATATGGGCCCATACATGCGGACACATCCGGTTTCGGATCCGGTTGAACGGCCCGGTCTCCAGGTGATGCCATGAAACGTGCACTCGACGTACTGTCCGTTGGGGACGCCAACCTCGACGTCTGGATGCGGGTGCCACGCCATCCCGATCGGCGCACGGGCGACGTTCGGGGAACCGGCGTCGTCGGCGATGCGAGTCATGTCGGACCGGGTGGCGCGGCAGCCAACGTGGCGCTGGGTGTTGCCCGGTTGGGCGGTCGCGCGGGCTTCGTCGGCGCAGTCGGCGACGACGCGCCGGGCGTTCAGTTCGCGGATCGCATGCGGTCCGGCGGCGTGGATGTATCGCATCTCCACGTCATGGCAGGACAGCCGACTTCCCTGGCCTGCATGTTCGAGACGCCCGACGGCGAATATGAATTCTATGTGTGTCCGGGCCCAAGGACCATACCGGCCCACTGCCTGGCCCGCGATTTTGTCCGGACGGCACGCATCCTCTACCTTACCGGTCATGTTCTGACCGAAGACGAATCGACCTGTCGGAACATGCTCGACGCGATGGCCGTCGCGCGCGAGAGCAACTGTACGGTCGCCTTTGGCCCGGGCAAGTACTGGCTGAATCCCGCGTTGGAATCCCACGTGCACGAGGCCTTGAAGCACACGGACCTCATCATTTCAAACGATTTGGAAGCAGAACAGATCACCGGCCGAAAATCACTCCGGGACGCCGCAGGCAAGCTGCTTGATGCGGGCATTGGGATTGTGGCCGTTACGCTGGGTGGCCGCGGCAGCCTGTTGGCCGCCGGAGACCGCATGATTGAGCAGCCTGCCTACCCCTCCGGAACCGGGTCCATGGTCGGCGCCGGAGACGCTTTCGCCAGCGGACTGCTTTACAGTTTTCTATTGAAGGAGAGTCTGGAAGAAATGGCGGCTTTCGCCAATGCTGCTGCAGCCATCAAGATCGGAACGCCCGGCGCGTCGGAGGGCATGCCCGGGGCGGATGAGGTAAGGGCGTTTATTCGGGAGAACGCATAGCCTGATCAGGACAACCGGCCTATTTTCTGCTACCGGCATAAAATGGCAGTTTCACCACTTCGGCGGCGATGTGCCTGCCACGGATGCCAATGGCCAGACCCGTCCCGCGTTCCGCCAACTCAACGGGCACGAAACCCGTGCCGATACCATGGCCCAGCGTGGGCGAAATAGCACCGCTGACGACCCGGCCGACCGGGACCTGGTCGTGAAGGATCTCATAGCCCTGCCGGGGTATCCCCCGTTCGAGCAACTTCAGTCCGACCAGCTTCCGTTCCACGCCATCACGCCGAACCGCCTGCAGGGCGTTCCGGCCGATGAAATCCGGTTTCTTCAGCTTGACCGTCCACCCCAGGCCGGCTTCGATCGGATTGATCGATTCGTCGATCTCGTGCCCGTAGAGCGCGAGTCCGGCTTCCAGGCGCAGGGTATCTCTAGCCCCGAGTCCGCACGGTTTCAAGCCCCTAGAAGCACCGGATTCCAGCAGCAGGTCCCATAAGGTGCCCGCATGCTCCGT
It contains:
- a CDS encoding Ppx/GppA phosphatase family protein, whose protein sequence is MYSFAPLDRRVAIIDLGSNTARLMIAQFTRDRVFKITDEVSRRVRLGEGIAGGRRLRAAARSRALDAVRMFKSFCDAQGIDHILPVATAAVRDAGNGAIFLEEIARGTGLNFRLISGEEEAFYSTVGVINSLGLFDGIILDVGGGSAEIGLIRDGGFAKGATTPFGTVRTTETYFPGLEVTTGQTKRLDADIDQALDDIGWLKTRGTARIAGVGGVVRALVRIDRMERKYPLGLVHGYELKRRRLEKLIDRIASIPVTERSRRIPGLQKEREDIILAGAMIVAGVMRKTGARKLTVSGQGLREGLFFEEAFKFSSKPDSIGRLRRFTILNLARLYGYEGAHTGHVARLSLSMFDQLRGIHGYGEYEREYLWAAAMLHDIGTVIDYYDHHKHSAYIILNAGLPGFDHREIVIIAWLCLNHRRGKPSFSRYQTLLKKEERTMVYRLSSLLRLSEYLDRSRSQIVEDIKLETGGRKVRMEVVPKDGRDVTVELSEARNRVQLFEECFGRRLEIELDGRSAK
- a CDS encoding phytanoyl-CoA dioxygenase family protein, encoding MTLSVGQIRFFDDFGYLVLPGLLREEIPWISEEFEQVFREAGIVHDGTVRSSVGRFIEHSARLCTLLDHPGVDALLSGLLGEDYNYLGSGGELYVGDGMWHPDCHGDPVRQVKWAMYLDPLTPETGALRFVPGSHRQGWQGNLDTHALWGIGMEEVPCVAPHNRPGDVIVFNQMTLHNALGGGNRRRMLNILACSSCRSEAELAFLRRRLPADRSELKWELMRKTATPERMRHLDQPWQILA
- a CDS encoding dihydroxy-acid dehydratase, with the protein product MADTGLKGIDRNLTRYGDTEFSRYLRRAFLSSAGYDGEDLNRPIIGVADTSSDYNTCHRDMPALVEGVRRGITQAGGLALVFPTISLAETLLSPTSMLFRNLMAMGTEEMIQSQPMDGVVLLGGCDKTVPAQLMAAVSAGLPAISLVTGAMRTGSWQGERLGACTDCRRYWLRHRAGEIDGEEIGEIEQSLCPTGGTCMVMGTASTMACLTATLGLMLPGGATPLSGSGDRLRQAVKTGRRVVELARCGTGPSKYLTQASFRNASVVLAALGGSTNAVIHLIAIARRAGVPLTLEDLHEAARNTPVLVNCKPVGTGYMEDFHKAGGLPVLWKALVSKLDLDAMNVNGASLGKILEDTPPPADWQDTIGTLEAPVGPAGALVVLRGSLAPDGALIKRAAAALDRQRHRGPAAVFESPDDVAARIDDPKLGLTPDHVLVLRNAGPVAMGMPEAGSLPIPAYLARKGVTDMVRVSDARMSGTAYGTVVLHCCPEAAVGGPLALVRDGDLIELDVEDRRLDLCVPAEELARRKAGHVPPPTPERGWRRLYAEHVLPAHLGADLDFL
- a CDS encoding isochorismatase; amino-acid sequence: MTDIRLDLKLRRQQLVRDNGFAAWNTITTEARWEPERTALVLCDVWDSHWCRGAVERLNALTPQMNEVTAACRSRGVLIVHAPSDTLDYYRDTPARKRAESVPTVDTPPDLDLPDPPLPVDASDEGADTGETETFRAWSRQHPDITIDQESDLMSDSGARIYACFRHYGIRNMLMMGVHTNMCILHRTFGIKQMVRWGVPVALVRDLTDAMYNPAMPPYVSHDEGTRLVVSFIEKHWCPTVHSSDLQP
- a CDS encoding carbohydrate kinase family protein, with the translated sequence MKRALDVLSVGDANLDVWMRVPRHPDRRTGDVRGTGVVGDASHVGPGGAAANVALGVARLGGRAGFVGAVGDDAPGVQFADRMRSGGVDVSHLHVMAGQPTSLACMFETPDGEYEFYVCPGPRTIPAHCLARDFVRTARILYLTGHVLTEDESTCRNMLDAMAVARESNCTVAFGPGKYWLNPALESHVHEALKHTDLIISNDLEAEQITGRKSLRDAAGKLLDAGIGIVAVTLGGRGSLLAAGDRMIEQPAYPSGTGSMVGAGDAFASGLLYSFLLKESLEEMAAFANAAAAIKIGTPGASEGMPGADEVRAFIRENA